The following proteins are co-located in the Piscirickettsia litoralis genome:
- a CDS encoding HAD family acid phosphatase, whose product MQQDQAEGRADDVAIKPTLVLYNFAKANGVAIFFVTGRTEMYRKATMKNLKEAGYISWQQLDLKPNSYNKPSVIDYKQSRRKAIEAKGYDIVLNIGDQYSDLAGGYADRTYKLPDYMYYIA is encoded by the coding sequence TTGCAGCAAGACCAAGCTGAAGGACGTGCTGATGATGTAGCGATTAAGCCAACTTTGGTATTATATAATTTTGCCAAAGCAAATGGTGTTGCCATATTTTTTGTAACAGGCCGTACAGAAATGTACCGTAAAGCAACGATGAAAAATTTAAAAGAAGCCGGTTATATTTCTTGGCAGCAGCTTGATTTAAAGCCAAATAGCTATAACAAACCGTCTGTCATTGATTATAAACAATCACGCCGTAAAGCGATTGAAGCAAAAGGTTATGATATTGTTTTAAATATTGGTGATCAATACAGTGATTTGGCCGGTGGCTATGCAGATCGCACCTATAAACTTCCAGATTATATGTATTATATTGCCTAA
- a CDS encoding HAD family acid phosphatase, translating to MKTKLLALSLFTSLSTLSIAAQAVPLQNLDTLKQGIVKYHQSGQYDYDIARVIDQAQSYLSERVAENKASAHPKKLAIVLDIDETSLSNYNDLKKVRIWWHKFAARPS from the coding sequence ATGAAAACTAAATTATTAGCTCTTAGCTTGTTCACAAGTCTTTCAACCCTTTCTATCGCAGCTCAAGCAGTACCTTTGCAAAACTTAGATACATTAAAGCAAGGAATTGTGAAATATCACCAATCAGGCCAATATGATTACGATATTGCTCGTGTTATTGACCAAGCTCAGAGCTATTTGTCTGAGCGTGTTGCTGAAAATAAGGCAAGCGCGCACCCTAAAAAGCTAGCAATTGTGCTGGATATTGATGAAACATCACTTTCTAATTATAACGATTTGAAAAAAGTTAGGATTTGGTGGCACAAGTTTGCAGCAAGACCAAGCTGA
- a CDS encoding chemotaxis protein CheA, which yields MKLRIKKEEKPAAEPKPAGGDEITEEEFEGLLDELYGEGKGPAGAASPASASAAEEEKKPEPEKKAAEKPVEKKPEPEKKAAVPAAKKEDAAKAEASVRVDTSLLDDIMNLVGELVLVRNRLKTLDMNAETTDEGMTKAIANLDMVTADLQTSVMKTRMQPIKKVFGRFPRLVRDLARSLGKEIDLKLVGEETDLDKNLVEALADPLVHLVRNSCDHGVEMPDLREERGKVRKGTITLSAEQAGDHILIYIEDDGNGMNADVLREKAIEKGLMDRESAERLTEKECYNLIFMPGFSTKAEISDISGRGVGMDVVKTKITQLNGRLEIDSTLGTGSRVTIKVPLTLAILPTLMVIVKDQRFAFPLTAVSEIFHLDLTKLNIVDGQETVIIRNKALPLFFLNHWLIKDSPKERPDSGHVVIISAGSQRMGFVVDQLVGQEEVVIKPLGGLLQSTTPGMAGATITGEGQIALILEIADLIRHYAKRVIA from the coding sequence GTGAAACTGAGGATAAAAAAGGAGGAGAAGCCGGCAGCTGAACCAAAACCTGCTGGTGGTGATGAGATCACCGAAGAAGAGTTTGAGGGCTTGCTCGATGAGCTTTATGGTGAAGGTAAAGGCCCTGCAGGAGCGGCTTCACCGGCCTCAGCCTCTGCTGCTGAAGAGGAGAAAAAGCCAGAACCTGAAAAGAAAGCGGCTGAGAAGCCTGTAGAGAAAAAACCAGAACCTGAAAAGAAAGCGGCGGTACCTGCTGCGAAAAAAGAGGATGCTGCAAAAGCAGAGGCTTCTGTTCGTGTCGATACGAGTTTGCTTGATGATATCATGAACTTGGTTGGGGAACTTGTTCTTGTTCGTAATCGTTTAAAAACGCTGGATATGAACGCAGAAACCACAGATGAGGGAATGACCAAGGCGATTGCTAACCTGGATATGGTGACAGCAGACTTGCAGACTTCTGTGATGAAAACACGTATGCAGCCAATTAAGAAGGTTTTTGGGCGCTTCCCTCGTTTAGTGAGAGATTTAGCGCGCAGTTTAGGAAAAGAAATTGACTTAAAGCTTGTTGGTGAAGAAACTGATCTTGATAAAAACTTGGTTGAGGCTCTTGCTGATCCTTTAGTTCACTTGGTCAGAAACTCATGCGATCATGGTGTAGAAATGCCTGATTTGCGCGAGGAGCGTGGTAAAGTTCGCAAGGGAACAATTACTTTATCCGCAGAGCAGGCTGGTGATCATATTTTAATTTATATCGAAGATGACGGTAATGGCATGAACGCCGATGTGTTGCGTGAAAAAGCCATCGAAAAAGGCCTAATGGATCGGGAATCAGCAGAGCGATTAACCGAGAAAGAATGCTATAATTTAATCTTTATGCCTGGATTTTCTACCAAGGCTGAAATCTCAGATATTTCAGGCCGAGGTGTGGGCATGGATGTGGTAAAAACAAAAATTACCCAGCTCAATGGCCGTTTAGAAATTGACTCAACCTTAGGGACTGGAAGTCGGGTTACCATTAAAGTTCCGCTGACCCTTGCAATTTTGCCGACATTGATGGTGATTGTAAAAGATCAACGCTTTGCTTTCCCATTGACAGCTGTAAGTGAAATATTCCATTTAGATCTGACTAAATTAAATATTGTGGATGGCCAAGAAACAGTGATTATCCGCAATAAAGCGCTACCCTTATTTTTCTTGAACCACTGGCTCATTAAGGACTCACCAAAAGAGCGGCCTGATAGTGGGCATGTGGTGATTATTTCGGCAGGTTCTCAACGTATGGGCTTTGTTGTTGATCAATTAGTCGGCCAGGAAGAAGTGGTGATTAAGCCTTTAGGTGGCCTGTTACAAAGTACAACGCCGGGGATGGCAGGAGCAACGATTACAGGTGAAGGGCAAATTGCATTGATTCTGGAAATTGCCGACTTAATCAGGCACTATGCCAAGCGTGTTATTGCCTAG
- a CDS encoding Hpt domain-containing protein: protein MALDPDDEILQDFLIEAGEILESLSEQLVELESRPDDADLLNAIFRGFHTVKGGAGFLALDNLVEVCHIAENVFDILRQGERQVDADLMDVMLQALDTVNAMFEQVRSFEDPDKAEPELLKNLKCIGGWWRKC from the coding sequence ATGGCGTTAGATCCAGATGACGAGATTCTCCAGGACTTCTTAATTGAAGCTGGGGAGATATTAGAGTCGCTATCAGAACAACTGGTAGAGCTTGAGTCTCGTCCGGATGATGCAGATCTATTAAATGCTATTTTCCGTGGCTTCCATACAGTTAAAGGAGGTGCGGGTTTCTTAGCGCTTGATAACTTAGTTGAAGTTTGTCACATTGCTGAAAATGTATTTGATATCTTACGACAAGGTGAGCGTCAGGTTGATGCTGATCTTATGGATGTCATGCTACAAGCTCTTGATACCGTTAATGCAATGTTTGAGCAAGTGCGCTCATTTGAAGATCCGGATAAGGCTGAGCCTGAACTATTAAAAAATCTTAAATGCATTGGTGGCTGGTGGCGGAAGTGTTGA
- a CDS encoding protein phosphatase CheZ codes for MKSEEKLLTQSTLEKAWSLVESLEGGDAKEATRLVAELSVCLEENFVQEVGKVTRDLHNTLVDLSEHKEKNLKEITDDLPDAKDRLEHVVQLTENATNKTIDAIEVCLPLGDQMALQSAQLLTEWDRLQHHDMTPKEFKELYHGLGSFLGDLRGNAEFLNKTLNDVLMTQEYQDLTGQLIGHVLDLVKHVEISLVDLVDAAKDAGYNFTEKEGNTAVAEGPVVNAHKREDIVANQDDVDDLLSSLGL; via the coding sequence ATGAAAAGTGAGGAGAAACTGTTAACTCAGTCGACTCTCGAAAAAGCTTGGTCCTTAGTTGAAAGCTTGGAGGGAGGCGACGCGAAAGAAGCGACGCGTTTGGTTGCAGAGTTAAGTGTTTGCCTCGAAGAAAATTTTGTTCAAGAAGTTGGCAAAGTGACCCGTGACCTTCATAATACGCTCGTCGATTTAAGCGAACATAAAGAGAAAAACTTAAAAGAAATTACAGATGATTTGCCTGATGCAAAAGATCGTCTAGAACATGTTGTTCAGCTGACAGAGAATGCAACGAATAAAACGATTGATGCCATTGAGGTGTGTTTGCCTTTAGGGGATCAAATGGCCTTACAGTCGGCTCAGTTACTGACAGAGTGGGATCGATTACAACACCATGATATGACACCGAAAGAGTTTAAAGAGCTTTATCATGGCTTGGGTTCTTTTTTGGGGGATTTAAGAGGGAATGCAGAATTTTTAAATAAAACTTTAAATGATGTTCTGATGACACAAGAATATCAAGACTTAACTGGGCAATTGATTGGGCATGTTTTAGATCTTGTTAAACATGTTGAAATTAGCTTAGTGGATTTAGTCGATGCCGCTAAAGATGCGGGCTATAACTTCACTGAAAAAGAAGGGAATACAGCAGTGGCTGAAGGGCCTGTTGTCAATGCGCATAAGCGAGAAGATATCGTCGCAAACCAAGATGATGTGGATGACTTGTTATCCAGTTTGGGACTGTAA
- a CDS encoding chemotaxis response regulator CheY: MKILVVDDFSTMRRIVKNLLRDLGFTNIAEADDGATAWPLLQKSDFDFLVTDWNMPGMTGIDLLKNVRAHDRLKAMPVLLITAEQKREQIVEAAQAGVNGYIVKPFTAATLKEKLDKIFERVDGAKK; this comes from the coding sequence ATGAAAATCCTTGTTGTGGATGACTTTTCCACCATGCGACGGATTGTAAAAAATTTATTGCGTGATTTAGGGTTTACAAACATTGCAGAGGCAGATGATGGGGCGACTGCTTGGCCATTATTACAAAAAAGTGACTTTGACTTTCTAGTCACTGATTGGAATATGCCAGGGATGACAGGGATCGATTTGCTTAAAAATGTGCGAGCGCATGATCGGTTGAAAGCGATGCCGGTTTTGCTGATCACAGCGGAGCAAAAAAGAGAACAAATCGTTGAAGCTGCACAGGCTGGTGTTAATGGTTATATCGTTAAACCATTTACAGCTGCAACTTTAAAAGAGAAACTTGACAAGATTTTTGAGCGCGTTGATGGGGCAAAAAAATAA
- a CDS encoding RNA polymerase sigma factor FliA, whose amino-acid sequence MKRAEKYAEVQQEDLNDLVKKHTTLVRRVAHHLKGRLPEAIQVDDLIQAGMIGLIEAAKKYDANKGASFETFAGIRIRGAMLDEVRKNDWVPRSVHRNAREIAEAIQSLEGQFHRDVKDSEVAEFMGLTLSDYHHMLQDTSGSKLLGFDDLGVPLDIAAPVERHHVGPVDKLLREDFKQRIADQILTLPEREKLVLSLYYDEELNLKEIGQVIGVSESRISQIHSQAMLRLRARLQMNGE is encoded by the coding sequence GTGAAACGAGCTGAGAAGTATGCTGAGGTTCAACAAGAAGACTTGAATGATCTTGTTAAAAAGCATACGACATTAGTGCGGCGCGTTGCTCATCACTTAAAGGGAAGATTGCCTGAGGCCATACAGGTCGATGATTTAATTCAGGCAGGGATGATTGGTTTGATTGAAGCGGCCAAAAAATACGATGCGAATAAGGGCGCGAGTTTTGAGACCTTTGCCGGGATTAGAATTCGTGGTGCGATGCTCGATGAAGTCAGAAAAAATGATTGGGTCCCTCGTTCGGTACACCGTAATGCGCGGGAGATTGCAGAGGCGATTCAGTCTCTTGAAGGGCAGTTTCATCGTGATGTGAAAGATAGTGAAGTGGCTGAATTTATGGGGCTGACGCTAAGCGACTACCATCATATGTTACAAGATACGAGCGGGAGTAAGCTACTCGGTTTTGATGACCTGGGGGTTCCTCTTGATATTGCAGCGCCTGTTGAGCGTCACCATGTGGGCCCTGTAGATAAACTACTTCGTGAAGATTTTAAGCAACGTATTGCAGATCAAATATTGACCTTGCCTGAACGTGAAAAGTTAGTGCTGTCACTGTATTACGATGAAGAGCTGAATTTAAAGGAAATTGGTCAGGTAATTGGGGTTAGTGAATCCCGAATTAGCCAGATCCACAGTCAGGCCATGCTTAGGCTTAGAGCGCGATTACAGATGAATGGAGAATAA
- a CDS encoding MinD/ParA family protein, with product MDEKCYDQAEGLRKRMHDPKSTQVIAITGGKGGVGKTNISVNLSIALARQGQSVMLLDADLGLANVDVLLGIHPEYNIADVLKGNCALDDIIVEGPAGVKIIPSASGLQKMSELSTREHATLIQAFNHLTVSLDTLIVDTAAGISDAVVSFSRASHEVVVVVCDEPTSITDAYALIKLLSTEYDMRRFRILANMVKNSQQGEQLFEKMIAVTDRFLDVMLQYVGALPFDPYIRRAVQKQKAVVEVYPRSEAAVALTTLAQQIQQWQTPNVANGQTEFFVERLIRQHSMGGAIA from the coding sequence ATGGACGAGAAGTGTTATGATCAGGCCGAGGGGCTACGCAAAAGAATGCATGATCCCAAATCAACACAAGTGATTGCGATTACCGGTGGTAAGGGTGGTGTTGGGAAAACCAATATTTCTGTGAATTTATCGATTGCTCTGGCACGTCAAGGCCAGTCTGTCATGTTGCTAGATGCTGATCTGGGCTTGGCTAATGTCGATGTATTATTAGGAATTCACCCTGAATATAATATTGCCGATGTACTAAAAGGAAACTGTGCTTTAGATGATATTATTGTCGAAGGTCCTGCCGGGGTGAAAATTATTCCATCGGCCTCAGGGTTGCAAAAAATGTCCGAATTATCGACACGTGAGCATGCAACTTTGATTCAAGCCTTTAATCATTTAACTGTAAGTTTAGATACTTTAATTGTCGATACTGCTGCGGGAATTTCAGATGCAGTGGTGAGCTTTTCACGAGCCTCTCATGAGGTTGTTGTTGTTGTTTGTGATGAACCTACATCAATTACTGATGCTTATGCTTTAATTAAATTATTGAGTACAGAATATGATATGCGGCGGTTTCGAATTTTGGCAAATATGGTTAAAAATAGTCAACAAGGTGAACAATTATTTGAAAAGATGATTGCTGTAACCGATCGATTTTTAGATGTCATGTTGCAATATGTAGGAGCCTTGCCCTTTGATCCTTATATAAGAAGGGCTGTACAAAAGCAAAAGGCGGTGGTCGAAGTATATCCGCGTTCAGAAGCAGCCGTTGCATTAACCACACTTGCTCAGCAAATACAGCAATGGCAGACGCCTAACGTTGCAAATGGGCAAACTGAATTTTTTGTTGAGCGCTTGATTCGTCAACACTCGATGGGAGGTGCGATTGCGTGA
- the flhF gene encoding flagellar biosynthesis protein FlhF, translating to MRSALKQVREVLGPDAVILSNRRVDGGVELVTAVDYDPTAIRKIANTPKVARSENKENNNSRELLNNHPLLKEATSKSTTKAKSKNKKKPAKNKPIKELDLATAEGQRKVAQKPPQSSQLVQENQQQFSSERLNSLIQEQESKVTEKVKKYDLTQDTDSVKVEWSEEPTLVAMRRELTSLRGLLEHQLSGLAWADMERRSPTQVMLLRRLSEMGLEANICRKVVKRVNADGNIEHLWRQALQVLSRLLKVCGEDVLLDGGITALVGPTGVGKTTTIAKLAARYALHHGASEVALITTDTYRIAAHEQLKTYGRILGVPVRMVGDAAALRSALHEFRERSLILIDTAGMSQHDERLSDQLNILYEGGPHVKRYLTLSTTSQVWGLEEAVKAFEPKELDGCLLTKLDESTSIGGAISTAIQYDLPVAYITDGQRVPEDLKVARAHNLINRALTLMQKRYREVTDDALAMVFARGEEHGREVL from the coding sequence ATGCGTAGCGCACTTAAACAAGTGCGAGAGGTTTTAGGTCCTGATGCTGTAATATTGTCAAACCGTCGTGTCGATGGTGGGGTTGAGTTAGTGACTGCTGTTGATTATGATCCGACAGCCATTAGAAAAATTGCCAACACGCCCAAAGTGGCCCGAAGTGAAAATAAAGAAAACAACAATTCAAGGGAATTACTTAATAATCACCCCTTACTCAAAGAAGCAACATCTAAATCAACGACTAAAGCAAAAAGTAAGAATAAAAAGAAACCGGCTAAAAACAAGCCGATTAAAGAACTAGACCTTGCTACAGCAGAAGGTCAGCGTAAAGTAGCTCAGAAACCACCTCAGTCATCTCAGTTAGTGCAAGAGAATCAGCAGCAGTTTTCTAGCGAGCGTTTGAACTCATTGATTCAAGAGCAAGAGTCTAAAGTAACTGAGAAAGTAAAAAAATATGATTTAACGCAAGATACTGACAGTGTAAAAGTCGAATGGTCAGAAGAGCCCACGCTTGTTGCAATGCGACGTGAATTAACGTCGTTGCGAGGGTTATTAGAGCATCAGCTTTCAGGTTTAGCATGGGCAGATATGGAAAGGCGTTCGCCCACACAAGTGATGTTGCTGCGGCGCCTAAGCGAAATGGGTCTAGAAGCAAATATCTGTCGTAAAGTTGTTAAACGAGTCAATGCAGATGGCAATATTGAACATTTATGGCGACAAGCCTTGCAAGTGTTATCTCGATTATTAAAAGTCTGCGGCGAGGATGTTTTACTCGATGGTGGAATTACAGCGCTTGTTGGGCCGACTGGGGTCGGTAAAACGACGACGATTGCTAAACTTGCTGCGCGCTATGCGCTTCATCATGGTGCGAGTGAAGTTGCACTCATTACAACAGATACCTATCGCATCGCAGCACATGAACAATTAAAAACCTATGGGCGTATTTTAGGGGTGCCTGTGCGTATGGTGGGGGATGCTGCGGCTTTGCGCAGTGCGTTGCATGAATTTCGTGAGCGTAGCTTAATTTTAATTGATACTGCAGGCATGAGCCAACATGATGAGCGTTTGAGTGATCAGCTGAATATTCTGTATGAGGGCGGCCCTCATGTGAAGCGTTACTTAACCTTATCAACGACGAGTCAAGTTTGGGGATTAGAAGAAGCGGTTAAGGCGTTCGAGCCTAAAGAACTTGATGGATGTTTACTGACAAAATTGGACGAATCAACCAGTATTGGTGGAGCCATTAGTACAGCGATTCAATATGATTTACCTGTTGCTTATATTACTGATGGTCAACGTGTTCCAGAAGACTTAAAGGTTGCACGGGCACATAATTTAATTAACCGAGCATTAACACTGATGCAAAAGCGTTATCGAGAAGTAACAGACGATGCATTAGCGATGGTTTTTGCTCGAGGGGAAGAACATGGACGAGAAGTGTTATGA
- the fliR gene encoding flagellar biosynthetic protein FliR: MLELTTAEIHAWVAGYFWPFIRIAAMLMSIAVLGSQYVAKHVRLVLAALITIIAVPIIPPVPELDILSIDSLMITIQQVLIGVFIGFMTQLLFQIFVIGGQMIAMQMGLGFAALVDPQNGFIVTGVSQVYFIMVALLFFTMNGHLVFIQMVVESFRLLPIKAGDELSMQFIWLMLEKFSWVFSKAVLIALPAILSLLLINFAFGVMSRAAPQLNVFSIGFPTTLLMGRLLLLLLFSY; the protein is encoded by the coding sequence GTGTTAGAGTTAACAACCGCTGAAATTCATGCCTGGGTTGCAGGTTATTTTTGGCCCTTTATTCGCATTGCCGCCATGCTGATGAGTATTGCTGTATTAGGATCACAGTATGTTGCAAAGCATGTACGATTAGTGCTCGCCGCATTAATTACGATTATCGCTGTGCCGATCATCCCGCCGGTTCCAGAGTTAGATATCTTATCTATTGATAGCCTGATGATCACGATTCAACAGGTTTTAATCGGTGTTTTTATTGGTTTTATGACTCAATTATTGTTTCAGATTTTTGTTATCGGCGGGCAGATGATTGCAATGCAAATGGGGTTGGGGTTTGCTGCGCTTGTTGACCCTCAAAACGGCTTTATTGTAACGGGGGTGAGTCAAGTTTATTTTATCATGGTCGCTCTATTATTCTTCACGATGAATGGTCATTTAGTTTTTATCCAAATGGTGGTTGAAAGCTTTAGGTTATTACCCATTAAAGCGGGTGATGAACTATCGATGCAGTTTATTTGGTTAATGTTAGAAAAGTTTAGTTGGGTGTTTTCTAAAGCGGTATTAATTGCTTTGCCTGCAATTTTATCTTTGTTGCTTATTAACTTTGCTTTTGGTGTGATGAGTCGTGCAGCGCCTCAGCTCAATGTTTTTAGTATTGGTTTCCCGACGACATTATTGATGGGGCGGTTGTTATTGCTTTTGTTGTTTTCATATTAA
- the fliQ gene encoding flagellar biosynthesis protein FliQ → MTPETTVDLISRAVYVLIIMSSILIVPGLVVGLIVAVFQAATQINEQTLSFVPRLLATFLALVFAGPLLLKIIMGFTEELIKNIPYIIS, encoded by the coding sequence ATGACCCCTGAAACAACTGTGGATTTAATATCACGAGCGGTTTATGTGTTGATTATCATGTCTTCTATCTTGATAGTCCCGGGTTTGGTTGTCGGTTTAATTGTTGCCGTATTTCAAGCGGCAACACAGATTAATGAGCAAACCTTAAGTTTTGTACCGCGCTTGCTTGCAACATTTTTAGCGCTTGTATTTGCTGGCCCGTTATTATTAAAAATAATTATGGGCTTTACCGAAGAGCTGATTAAAAACATTCCTTACATTATTAGTTAG
- the fliP gene encoding flagellar type III secretion system pore protein FliP (The bacterial flagellar biogenesis protein FliP forms a type III secretion system (T3SS)-type pore required for flagellar assembly.), whose translation MKRVLVLVILLGCCFTISAAPTIPIVTATTQPNGSETYSVGLQILLLMTALTLLPAFLLMMTSFTRILIVLGILRQALGMPTVPTNQILIGLSLFLTIFIMSPIWIKINQQAVQPYFADEINIQTALEKAQEPIRSFMIEQTREADLKLFMDMSGTQASQLSDVPLTIIMPAFITSELKTAFQIGFMIFLPFLVIDLVVASVLMGMGMMMLSPLIISLPFKIMLFVLVDGWMLILGTLASSFRI comes from the coding sequence ATGAAGCGTGTATTGGTTCTTGTGATTTTACTGGGATGTTGCTTTACCATCAGTGCAGCGCCAACGATTCCTATTGTGACGGCAACGACCCAGCCTAATGGCAGTGAGACCTACAGCGTTGGTTTGCAAATTTTATTATTAATGACTGCGCTGACATTATTGCCTGCGTTTTTACTAATGATGACCTCGTTTACACGAATTTTGATTGTTCTTGGAATTTTGCGCCAAGCCTTGGGGATGCCCACAGTGCCGACGAACCAAATCTTAATCGGCTTATCATTATTTTTAACGATATTTATCATGAGTCCAATTTGGATTAAAATTAACCAGCAGGCTGTTCAGCCTTATTTTGCTGATGAAATTAATATTCAAACAGCCTTAGAAAAAGCCCAAGAACCGATACGTAGTTTTATGATTGAGCAAACGCGTGAGGCTGATTTAAAGCTATTTATGGATATGTCAGGAACTCAAGCGAGTCAATTGTCAGATGTGCCATTAACGATTATTATGCCGGCGTTTATTACCAGTGAACTAAAAACAGCATTTCAGATTGGCTTTATGATTTTCTTGCCATTTTTAGTGATTGATCTTGTCGTTGCTAGTGTATTGATGGGCATGGGGATGATGATGCTATCGCCTTTGATTATCTCATTGCCTTTTAAGATTATGCTTTTTGTGCTGGTGGATGGCTGGATGCTGATCTTAGGGACGTTGGCCTCGAGTTTTAGGATATAA
- the fliO gene encoding flagellar biosynthetic protein FliO — protein MKKHITLLLFFALSAYSFASYAEPQTVLPQQPGFISSTAWQMLWSSLLVILLIIGLGFILKRLQQRGFNRQGDIEVIATLPIGSKERLVIVQVGKEQVLLGVTAQHIQTLHVLNECIQAKDTQSFHKLLDKVKPKLKGSVQ, from the coding sequence GTGAAAAAGCATATCACTTTATTGTTATTTTTTGCTTTATCTGCCTATAGCTTTGCCAGCTATGCGGAGCCGCAAACAGTATTGCCCCAGCAGCCTGGATTTATTTCATCGACGGCTTGGCAAATGCTTTGGAGTTCGTTGCTTGTTATTTTGTTAATTATCGGTCTAGGTTTTATTTTAAAGCGGTTACAGCAACGAGGCTTTAATCGACAAGGTGATATCGAAGTTATTGCGACCTTACCTATTGGCTCTAAAGAGCGTTTGGTGATTGTTCAGGTGGGTAAAGAGCAAGTACTATTAGGTGTAACTGCGCAACATATCCAGACGTTACATGTGCTTAATGAATGTATCCAGGCGAAAGATACCCAGAGTTTTCATAAGTTATTAGATAAAGTAAAGCCTAAATTAAAAGGCTCGGTACAATGA
- the fliN gene encoding flagellar motor switch protein FliN, producing the protein MSDGEGEEGDDISWDEAFEESGDTQSDEDVEAAWGAALEESGDAQSDDELEALNTGFDPIALASEEYPDLEKILDLPVTISMQVGGADISIRNLLQLNQGSVVELDRYAGEPLDVKVNGTLVAHGEVVVVNEKYGIRLTDVISAAERLQKLK; encoded by the coding sequence ATGAGTGATGGTGAGGGCGAAGAAGGGGATGACATCAGCTGGGATGAAGCCTTTGAAGAGTCAGGAGATACACAGTCTGATGAAGATGTAGAAGCAGCATGGGGGGCGGCCTTAGAAGAGTCGGGTGATGCCCAAAGTGATGATGAACTTGAAGCATTAAATACAGGGTTTGACCCTATTGCTTTGGCTAGCGAAGAATACCCAGACCTTGAAAAGATACTCGATTTGCCGGTGACAATTTCGATGCAAGTTGGTGGCGCTGATATTAGTATTCGTAACCTCTTGCAATTAAACCAAGGCTCTGTGGTTGAGTTAGATCGTTATGCAGGTGAGCCGCTGGATGTCAAAGTCAATGGGACTTTAGTTGCACATGGAGAGGTCGTTGTCGTTAATGAGAAATATGGCATTCGTCTGACAGATGTCATTAGTGCGGCAGAGAGGTTGCAAAAGCTCAAGTGA
- a CDS encoding flagellar basal body-associated FliL family protein — translation MRLQQKSAATETAAPPPPKEVKLKESLGYLEFDPPFTLRFLDTSGKYQLLRLDFAFAFQPKSDYSKLLSKMPEMRHEVLSSIHNFTSNELATKEGRKKLKDDLLEKMRKTAEPVLKGQGQVKFVLITFMVMQ, via the coding sequence ATGAGGCTCCAGCAAAAATCTGCAGCGACTGAAACAGCAGCCCCTCCTCCTCCAAAAGAGGTAAAGTTGAAAGAGTCTTTAGGCTATTTAGAATTTGATCCGCCCTTTACCTTACGCTTTTTAGATACTTCAGGGAAATATCAGTTATTGCGCCTTGATTTCGCATTTGCCTTTCAGCCAAAAAGTGACTACTCCAAGCTGTTATCAAAAATGCCTGAAATGCGCCATGAGGTTTTGTCTTCTATTCATAATTTTACGAGTAATGAGCTGGCAACAAAAGAAGGGCGTAAAAAGCTTAAAGATGATCTGTTGGAGAAAATGCGTAAAACCGCAGAGCCGGTATTGAAAGGGCAAGGACAGGTTAAATTTGTACTCATTACCTTTATGGTAATGCAGTAA
- a CDS encoding flagellar basal body-associated FliL family protein: MAEEAPQPDAEQDSEEPTKKGKGKLIIIIVSTVVLLAIIGGVLAFVLGGGDEAPAKICSD, encoded by the coding sequence ATGGCGGAAGAAGCACCACAACCTGATGCTGAGCAGGACTCTGAGGAGCCCACAAAAAAAGGCAAAGGCAAACTAATCATTATTATTGTTAGCACCGTTGTCCTGCTTGCAATCATTGGTGGGGTGTTAGCGTTTGTGTTGGGTGGGGGAGATGAGGCTCCAGCAAAAATCTGCAGCGACTGA